A stretch of Natator depressus isolate rNatDep1 chromosome 2, rNatDep2.hap1, whole genome shotgun sequence DNA encodes these proteins:
- the BZW2 gene encoding eIF5-mimic protein 1 isoform X4, giving the protein MSHPIILHVFNKLIRRYKYLEKAFEEEIKKLLLFLKAFSETEQTKLAMLTGILLGNGTLPATILTSLFTDNIVKEGIAASFAVKLFKAWMAEKDANSVTSSLRKANLDKRLLELFPANRQNVEHFAKYFTDARLKELSDFLRVQQSLGTRKELQKELQERLSQECPIKEVVLYVKEEMKRNDLPEPAVIGLLWTCIMNAVEWNKKEELVAEQALKHLKQYAPLLAVFSTQGHSELILLQKVQEYCYDNIHFMKAFQKIVVLFYKADVLSEEAILKWNKEAHLAKGKSVFLDQMKKFVEWLQNAEEESESEGEENEDGSTKHNL; this is encoded by the exons CTCCTGTTGTTCCTTAAAGCCTTTTCTGAAACGGAGCAGACAAAGTTAGCAATGCTCACTGGGATCCTGTTAGGCAATGGAACACTTCCTGCCACCATATTGACAAGCCTTTTCACTGACAACATTGTCAAAGAAG GAATTGCGGCATCTTTTGCTGTAAAGCTTTTCAAAGCATGGATGGCAGAGAAAGATGCCAACTCAGTTACCTCCTCTTTAAGAAAAGCCAACTTAGACAAGCGATTGCTA GAACTATTTCCAGCCAATCGGCAGAATGTGGAGCATTTTGCGAAGTACTTCACTGATGCACGGCTAAAAGAGCTCTCAGATTTCCTCCGAGTCCAGCAGTCACTGGGGACTcgtaaagaacttcaaaaagagcTACAGGAACGTCTGTCTCAGGAATGTCCAAttaaagag GTAGTGCTTTATGTAAAAGAGGAAATGAAGAGAAACGATCTGCCAGAGCCTGCAGTGATTGGACTCCTGTGGACCTGTATAATGAATGCCGTTGAATGGAACAAGAAGGAAGAGCTGGTTGCAGAACAAGCACTTAAACATCtaaag CAATATGCACCCCTGCTGGCTGTGTTCAGCACCCAAGGCCATTCAGAGCTAATTCTTCTCCAGAAGGTTCAGGAATACTGTTATGACAACATCCACTTTATGAAAGCCTTTCAGAAGATAGTGGTACTCTTTTACAAAG CTGATGTCCTGAGCGAAGAAGCCATCCTGAAGTGGAATAAAGAAGCACATCTTGCGAAAGGCAAAAGTGTATTTCTTGACCAGATGAAGAAATTTGTTGAGTGGCTGCAAAATGCTGAAGAAG AATCAGAATCCGAAGGCGAGGAGAACGAAGATGGTTCAACAAAGCACAATCTCTAG